From the genome of Nitrosopumilus sp., one region includes:
- a CDS encoding 50S ribosomal protein L21, with protein sequence MATKKSHGRSHGFKHKSRSVMTKKAPRGVSFLLREYKEGQQALIIIDPRQHKGLPHRRYHGKVGVVTTVGRRTVILDVKLGNKSKTLITRLDHVKPFGV encoded by the coding sequence ATGGCAACTAAGAAATCACACGGTCGTTCACATGGATTTAAGCACAAGTCTAGATCTGTAATGACAAAAAAGGCTCCTAGAGGAGTTTCGTTCTTACTGCGTGAGTATAAGGAAGGTCAACAAGCTCTTATCATCATTGATCCTAGACAGCATAAAGGGTTGCCACATAGACGATATCACGGTAAAGTGGGTGTAGTTACCACTGTAGGTAGACGTACTGTTATTCTTGATGTAAAATTAGGCAATAAATCAAAAACTTTAATCACTAGATTAGATCATGTAAAACCATTCGGTGTATAA